In a single window of the Oecophyllibacter saccharovorans genome:
- a CDS encoding SPOR domain-containing protein: MNGSDNIPPDPRARDHRGNRINPAGRYAGGAPGGQPQNPPPGPGPAAPQQGRLYADGPQRLAPGQRGPQSARQDYQQEGPQGYGEPGYVEPGYQDQDFNATGQRARERLNGRPPRNGRGGGGSGGVLGSMLGQDPGTRKLVGGAAIIVVLLGATVGGWALFGSHHEGVPVIGPPMMALKDRPADPGGLQVMRDDTAQSDVTGKGALHLAPLPEQPDAQALAREAAARQQPQPPPITPASDTPAATTPPAQPETLPAQPAPATTQAPEKAAAETQPASAPDQAEHEGAEAEARERARQAEEQRQAARQAQEEAAQKRAAARKAAQEAAAEKRAAARKAAQEAAAKADKADKTDAATLPPPSTTPASKPAAKTPASADAPSASAAPAGSGHYAVQLGALDSPALARKAWEASKGKAPDLLGGHTPLYSQVTRNGRSYVRLRVGGFADMKAARLFCAKLHAASVNCAPAAF; encoded by the coding sequence ATGAACGGCTCTGACAACATCCCCCCCGATCCCCGCGCGCGCGACCACCGCGGCAACCGCATCAACCCGGCCGGCCGCTACGCCGGCGGCGCGCCTGGGGGGCAACCCCAGAATCCGCCGCCCGGCCCCGGCCCGGCCGCGCCGCAGCAGGGCAGGCTCTATGCCGATGGCCCCCAGCGCCTGGCCCCGGGCCAGCGCGGCCCCCAAAGCGCCCGGCAGGACTACCAGCAGGAGGGGCCCCAGGGTTACGGGGAGCCCGGTTATGTCGAGCCCGGCTACCAGGACCAGGATTTCAATGCCACCGGCCAGCGCGCGCGTGAGCGGCTGAACGGCCGCCCCCCGCGCAACGGCCGCGGGGGCGGCGGGTCGGGCGGGGTGCTCGGCTCGATGCTGGGCCAGGACCCAGGCACCCGCAAGCTGGTGGGCGGTGCGGCGATCATCGTCGTGCTGCTGGGCGCCACAGTGGGGGGCTGGGCATTGTTCGGCAGCCATCATGAAGGCGTGCCGGTGATCGGCCCGCCGATGATGGCGCTTAAGGATCGCCCCGCTGACCCGGGCGGCCTGCAGGTCATGCGTGATGACACCGCCCAGAGCGACGTGACGGGCAAGGGGGCCTTGCACCTGGCCCCGCTGCCCGAGCAGCCGGACGCCCAGGCCCTGGCCCGCGAGGCCGCCGCCCGCCAGCAGCCCCAGCCCCCCCCGATCACACCGGCAAGCGACACGCCTGCTGCCACAACCCCCCCAGCTCAGCCCGAGACGCTGCCAGCCCAGCCTGCGCCCGCAACCACGCAGGCGCCTGAGAAAGCGGCCGCTGAAACCCAGCCTGCCTCTGCGCCCGACCAGGCAGAGCATGAGGGGGCAGAGGCCGAAGCGCGCGAGCGTGCCCGCCAGGCCGAGGAACAGCGCCAGGCTGCCCGCCAGGCGCAGGAGGAAGCGGCCCAGAAACGCGCCGCCGCCCGCAAGGCAGCGCAGGAAGCCGCTGCCGAGAAACGCGCTGCCGCCCGCAAGGCCGCCCAGGAGGCCGCCGCCAAAGCCGACAAAGCTGACAAAACGGACGCCGCCACCCTGCCGCCGCCCTCAACCACACCGGCCAGCAAGCCTGCCGCCAAGACCCCTGCCAGCGCAGACGCCCCCAGCGCCAGTGCCGCTCCGGCTGGCAGCGGGCATTACGCCGTGCAGCTGGGCGCGCTTGACAGCCCGGCCCTGGCGCGCAAGGCGTGGGAAGCCAGCAAGGGCAAGGCGCCTGACCTTCTGGGCGGCCACACCCCGCTTTACTCGCAGGTCACGCGCAACGGGCGCAGCTACGTGCGGCTGCGGGTGGGCGGTTTTGCTGACATGAAGGCAGCGCGCCTGTTCTGCGCCAAGCTGCATGCGGCTTCCGTCAACTGTGCGCCAGCCGCTTTCTGA
- a CDS encoding segregation and condensation protein A: protein MDLQSLSLLQLAQQYLDFIAQARHLQLELAADWLVMAAWLTWLKSRLLLPQPESDADAELEEASDQLQARLAELARVQAATAWLQARPRLGRDVFARAETEDHTVRTAGPLEGDVTRLVSAYLTARRRSARQRHYRPPPVRYWTVQQARTTLMRLLGARALQGGAGGGWHNLLALLPELIPASSQAPSSAPLQARAAQAALLVAGLELAKSGTLELRQPAEFAPIAWRPAPTPD, encoded by the coding sequence GTGGACCTGCAGTCGCTCTCGCTGCTGCAGCTCGCCCAGCAATATCTGGACTTCATCGCCCAGGCCCGCCACCTGCAGCTTGAACTGGCTGCAGACTGGCTGGTCATGGCCGCCTGGCTGACCTGGCTCAAGTCACGCCTCCTGCTGCCCCAGCCCGAAAGCGACGCTGACGCCGAGCTTGAGGAAGCCTCAGACCAGCTCCAGGCCCGCCTGGCTGAGCTTGCCCGCGTGCAGGCCGCAACCGCCTGGCTCCAGGCACGGCCCCGGCTTGGGCGCGACGTGTTCGCGCGCGCAGAGACCGAGGATCATACGGTCCGCACAGCCGGCCCGCTTGAAGGCGATGTCACCCGGCTGGTGAGCGCCTATCTCACCGCCCGCCGCCGTTCAGCACGCCAGCGGCACTACCGCCCGCCGCCCGTGCGTTACTGGACCGTGCAGCAGGCCCGCACCACCCTGATGCGCCTGCTGGGCGCGCGCGCCCTGCAGGGCGGCGCCGGCGGCGGATGGCACAACCTGCTCGCCCTCCTGCCGGAGCTGATCCCTGCGTCTTCGCAAGCACCGTCGTCGGCTCCCCTGCAGGCCCGCGCCGCCCAGGCGGCTTTGCTGGTGGCCGGGCTCGAGCTTGCCAAAAGCGGCACGCTCGAGCTGCGCCAGCCCGCGGAATTCGCCCCCATCGCCTGGCGCCCGGCCCCCACGCCCGACTGA
- a CDS encoding Gfo/Idh/MocA family protein, which produces MERRDFFKVASLGAAAMAATPAMSAFAQSGRPANGKRKFGYAVLGLGKYATEVILPNFSTAENSELVAVISGDKAKAEFYARKYKLGPNSAYTYKDWAAIARNPAIDAVYVITPNATHRHFTEAAFAAGKHVMCEKPMATTVEDCDAMAAAAKKAGKQLMIGYRVHFDPMTRDVIAQLKAGQVGKLQLIQTANLENQLPDRDLPYLKWRLNRAMAGSGSLGDLGIYGINASRYLSNQDPIAVRAHEIMHVNDVDGAMSWTLYYANGAVAEGASSFGSAGCNRFAVIGDKNYVEIQPGSSYYNNQARLFSNGHGNDHIFQQPYFQKFTATQWGHQLDALPASIASGKPSAATWQEGRRDVQIISAIVRSAGNNGELVDVHEGADWAQQVYGPDGLWSAL; this is translated from the coding sequence ATGGAACGCAGAGATTTCTTCAAGGTCGCCAGCCTCGGTGCCGCGGCAATGGCCGCAACGCCCGCTATGTCGGCCTTCGCCCAGTCCGGCCGGCCGGCCAACGGCAAGCGCAAGTTCGGCTATGCGGTGCTGGGCCTGGGCAAATACGCAACCGAGGTCATCCTCCCCAATTTCAGCACGGCCGAGAATTCCGAGCTGGTTGCGGTCATCTCGGGCGACAAGGCCAAGGCCGAGTTCTACGCCCGCAAATACAAGCTGGGCCCCAACAGCGCCTATACCTACAAGGACTGGGCTGCCATCGCCCGCAACCCGGCCATTGACGCCGTGTATGTCATCACCCCCAATGCCACCCACCGCCACTTCACCGAGGCTGCGTTTGCCGCAGGCAAGCACGTGATGTGCGAAAAGCCGATGGCCACCACCGTGGAAGACTGCGACGCCATGGCCGCTGCCGCCAAGAAGGCCGGCAAGCAGCTGATGATCGGCTACCGCGTGCATTTCGACCCCATGACGCGCGACGTCATCGCCCAGCTCAAGGCGGGCCAGGTCGGCAAGCTGCAGCTCATCCAGACCGCCAACCTGGAAAACCAGCTGCCCGACCGCGACCTGCCCTACCTGAAATGGCGCCTGAACCGCGCCATGGCCGGTTCCGGCTCGCTGGGAGATCTCGGCATCTACGGCATCAATGCCAGCCGCTACCTCTCCAACCAGGACCCCATCGCCGTGCGCGCCCATGAGATCATGCATGTCAATGACGTGGACGGCGCGATGAGCTGGACGCTGTATTACGCCAATGGCGCGGTGGCCGAGGGCGCTTCCTCCTTCGGCAGCGCGGGCTGCAACCGCTTTGCGGTCATCGGCGACAAGAACTATGTCGAGATCCAGCCGGGCAGCTCCTACTACAACAACCAGGCCCGCCTGTTCAGCAACGGCCACGGCAACGACCACATCTTCCAGCAGCCCTACTTCCAGAAGTTCACCGCCACCCAGTGGGGCCACCAGCTGGACGCCCTGCCCGCCTCCATCGCCTCGGGCAAGCCTTCTGCCGCCACCTGGCAGGAAGGCCGGCGCGACGTGCAGATCATCAGCGCCATCGTCCGCAGCGCGGGCAATAACGGCGAGCTGGTGGACGTGCATGAGGGCGCGGACTGGGCCCAGCAGGTCTACGGGCCCGACGGTCTGTGGAGCGCATTGTAA
- the scpB gene encoding SMC-Scp complex subunit ScpB, whose amino-acid sequence MQPSARPRSEADPATPSPAHPTAPGVRAEAVKLAEALLFASAGPVARQALAEFLAGRGFAREAEGLEEVIAALEGLYAGHAVGVVAVAGGWQLRTRPDYGPALARVVEKPRRLGRAAMETLAVVAYHQPCTRAEIEAIRGVSLGQGVLEPLLEEGLLAPRGRREVPGRPVQWGTTPAFLRLFGLNRLADLPARGELMLDPQPTGPADPEPAPEPAPEPESEGGAPGEAAEKQATRTGARSGKKGDGERDV is encoded by the coding sequence ATGCAGCCTTCAGCAAGGCCCCGCTCTGAAGCAGACCCCGCAACCCCCAGTCCCGCGCACCCAACAGCGCCAGGGGTGCGGGCGGAAGCGGTCAAGCTGGCTGAAGCCCTGCTCTTTGCCAGTGCAGGCCCTGTTGCGCGCCAGGCGCTGGCTGAGTTCCTGGCCGGGCGCGGCTTTGCGCGCGAGGCCGAAGGGCTTGAAGAGGTGATCGCAGCCCTGGAGGGGCTTTACGCAGGCCATGCGGTGGGGGTGGTGGCGGTTGCAGGCGGCTGGCAGCTGCGCACGCGCCCCGATTACGGCCCCGCCCTGGCCCGCGTGGTGGAAAAGCCGCGCCGTCTGGGCCGCGCAGCCATGGAAACCCTGGCCGTGGTCGCGTATCATCAGCCCTGCACGCGCGCCGAGATCGAGGCCATACGCGGCGTCAGCCTCGGCCAGGGCGTGCTTGAGCCCCTGCTGGAGGAAGGCCTGCTGGCCCCGCGCGGGCGCAGGGAAGTGCCGGGCCGCCCGGTGCAGTGGGGCACCACGCCTGCCTTTCTGCGCCTGTTCGGCCTCAACCGCCTGGCCGACCTGCCGGCCAGGGGGGAGCTGATGCTCGACCCCCAGCCGACCGGCCCCGCTGATCCGGAGCCAGCGCCGGAGCCAGCGCCGGAGCCGGAGTCAGAGGGCGGCGCGCCGGGGGAGGCCGCAGAGAAACAAGCCACCCGCACCGGGGCACGGAGCGGGAAGAAGGGAGACGGGGAGAGGGATGTTTGA
- the tatB gene encoding Sec-independent protein translocase protein TatB produces the protein MFDLSWAEMALLVVVALIFIGPKDLPVAMKALSKGIRAMRGLAAEFQRHLDEMVQQADLGETHQQLRDLQKFNLRNQVERIIDPDRSLRDGLDLKEATGQGAGSVPPKPEPLPEGLPRAPAPPPAPPPSLSSPRVAPTAAAFSGAPEGAQEDLQGGRTPGTLHAPQQAAPLGEGTGQASNRPHDQAPGEGGEVSEAQLIALAPAILPPRTARRLVREAASWQRPSVLPPEVALHNGIRVVIMSETRTLDDSGETPPASHPAEPETATLKEAPHG, from the coding sequence ATGTTTGACCTGAGCTGGGCGGAGATGGCGCTCCTGGTCGTTGTGGCCCTGATCTTCATCGGCCCCAAGGACCTGCCGGTCGCCATGAAGGCGCTTTCCAAGGGGATCCGGGCCATGCGCGGCCTGGCGGCGGAATTCCAGCGCCACCTTGATGAGATGGTGCAGCAGGCGGACCTGGGGGAGACGCACCAGCAGTTGCGCGACCTGCAGAAGTTCAACCTGCGCAACCAGGTGGAACGCATCATCGACCCCGACCGCAGCCTGCGCGACGGACTGGACCTCAAGGAAGCCACCGGCCAGGGCGCGGGTTCAGTTCCCCCGAAGCCTGAGCCGCTCCCTGAAGGCCTGCCCCGCGCCCCGGCCCCCCCGCCCGCACCGCCGCCGTCGCTGTCCTCACCCAGGGTCGCGCCCACGGCAGCAGCCTTCTCCGGTGCCCCGGAGGGCGCGCAGGAGGACCTTCAGGGCGGCCGCACCCCAGGCACGCTTCACGCCCCCCAGCAGGCGGCGCCATTGGGGGAAGGCACAGGCCAGGCCTCAAACCGGCCGCACGACCAGGCCCCGGGCGAGGGGGGCGAGGTGTCGGAAGCGCAGCTCATCGCCCTGGCGCCTGCCATCCTGCCGCCGCGCACGGCCAGGCGGCTGGTGCGCGAGGCCGCCAGCTGGCAGCGCCCTTCCGTCCTGCCGCCCGAGGTTGCGCTGCATAACGGCATCCGGGTCGTTATCATGAGCGAGACCCGCACCCTCGACGATTCCGGTGAAACCCCTCCTGCTTCCCATCCGGCAGAACCCGAGACCGCAACCCTGAAAGAAGCCCCGCATGGCTGA
- the tatC gene encoding twin-arginine translocase subunit TatC, with product MAESNPINDTPMPLMAHLTELRKRLIWCLVTFALAFVLCYHFSGDIYRFLAQPLAAIMRQRGEQPHLIYTALYEAFFTHIRVAVFGACFLAFPMIAIQAWIFIAPGLYQNEKKAFAPFLIATPVLFLVGAALAYYVVFPYAWEFFLSFQQSGGKDSMGIELQARVSEYLNLVTKMILAFGICFELPVVLTLLVRVGLVSTAQLRKVRRYAYVAAFAIAAVITPPDAITMLTLAVPLIGLYEISILAASLMQSHRRRLKDKAQAEAETEAKPGAAKPAPEPPERLSHQAEAQPQPPPQ from the coding sequence ATGGCTGAGAGCAATCCCATCAACGACACCCCCATGCCGCTGATGGCGCATCTGACCGAGCTGCGGAAGCGGCTGATCTGGTGCCTGGTGACCTTCGCCCTCGCTTTCGTGCTGTGCTACCATTTCTCGGGCGACATCTACCGCTTCCTGGCCCAGCCGCTGGCTGCGATCATGCGCCAGCGCGGCGAGCAGCCGCACCTGATCTACACGGCTTTGTACGAGGCCTTTTTCACCCATATCCGCGTGGCCGTGTTCGGGGCCTGCTTCCTGGCCTTTCCCATGATCGCCATCCAGGCCTGGATCTTTATCGCGCCCGGGCTGTACCAGAACGAGAAAAAGGCCTTCGCCCCCTTCCTGATCGCAACTCCGGTGCTGTTCCTGGTGGGGGCCGCGCTCGCCTATTACGTGGTGTTCCCCTACGCCTGGGAGTTCTTCCTCTCCTTCCAGCAGAGCGGGGGGAAGGACAGCATGGGCATCGAGCTTCAGGCGCGGGTGTCGGAATATCTCAACCTGGTCACCAAGATGATCCTGGCTTTCGGCATCTGCTTCGAACTGCCGGTGGTGCTGACCCTGCTGGTGCGCGTGGGGCTGGTGAGCACGGCCCAGCTGCGCAAGGTGCGGCGCTACGCCTATGTGGCCGCCTTCGCCATCGCTGCGGTCATCACCCCGCCTGACGCGATCACCATGCTCACCCTGGCCGTGCCGCTGATAGGGCTTTATGAGATCTCCATCCTGGCCGCCAGCCTCATGCAGTCCCACCGCCGCCGGCTCAAGGACAAGGCCCAGGCCGAAGCTGAAACTGAAGCTAAACCAGGAGCCGCCAAGCCTGCCCCCGAACCGCCCGAGCGCCTTTCCCACCAGGCCGAAGCCCAGCCCCAACCGCCGCCGCAATAA
- the serS gene encoding serine--tRNA ligase: MHDLKALRADPAAFDAALKRRGLPPVAEQLVARDEEGRAAMAELQAAQAERKTLAREIGQAKRKGEDSAELEARAVALRERIDMLEDKAVQLQGGVHADLLMLPNQLAPDVPEGADENDNLELSQWGERPDFPFEPRQHFELGEALGLMDFAAAARLSGSRFVMLRGALARLERALGQFMLDTHTGEFGYQETTVPLLVKNAAMVGTDKLPKFAAESFETRDSRWLIPTGEVPLTASVMGEILPDAALPMRLTTLSQCFRSEAGSAGRDVRGMLRQHQFTKCELVSITRPEDSEAEHERMTRAAETVLEKLGIPYRRMLLCAGDTGFGAAKTYDLEAWLPGQKAWREVSSCSNTRDFQARRMNARYRPAKTEGEGDKAAKVAPAFVHTLNGSGLAVGRVLIAVMENNQQENGDILIPEALRPYMGGQEVITKAG; this comes from the coding sequence ATGCACGACCTCAAAGCCCTCCGCGCCGATCCCGCCGCCTTTGACGCCGCCCTCAAACGCCGCGGCCTGCCGCCTGTGGCAGAGCAATTAGTGGCGCGCGATGAGGAAGGTCGTGCAGCGATGGCCGAGCTTCAGGCGGCCCAGGCGGAGCGCAAGACCCTGGCGCGTGAGATCGGCCAGGCCAAGCGCAAGGGCGAGGATTCTGCCGAGCTTGAAGCGCGTGCCGTCGCCCTGCGCGAGCGGATCGACATGCTTGAGGATAAGGCCGTTCAGCTGCAGGGTGGCGTACATGCGGACTTATTGATGCTGCCCAACCAGCTCGCCCCTGACGTGCCTGAAGGGGCGGATGAAAACGACAATCTCGAGCTCAGCCAGTGGGGGGAGCGGCCTGATTTCCCCTTTGAGCCGCGCCAGCATTTCGAGCTGGGGGAGGCGCTGGGGCTGATGGATTTTGCCGCAGCCGCCCGCCTATCAGGCTCGCGCTTCGTCATGCTGCGCGGCGCGTTGGCGCGGCTCGAGCGCGCGCTGGGCCAGTTCATGCTCGATACGCACACCGGCGAATTCGGCTACCAGGAAACCACCGTGCCGTTGCTGGTCAAAAATGCAGCTATGGTCGGCACCGACAAGCTGCCTAAATTCGCCGCGGAATCTTTCGAAACCAGAGACAGCCGCTGGCTGATCCCCACCGGCGAGGTGCCGCTGACCGCCTCGGTGATGGGCGAGATCCTGCCTGACGCCGCGCTGCCGATGCGTCTGACCACCCTGTCGCAATGCTTCCGCTCCGAGGCCGGCTCTGCAGGGCGCGACGTGCGGGGCATGCTGCGCCAGCACCAGTTCACCAAATGCGAGCTCGTCTCCATCACCCGGCCCGAAGACAGCGAGGCCGAGCACGAGCGCATGACCCGCGCGGCTGAAACCGTGCTTGAAAAGCTGGGCATCCCTTACCGCCGCATGCTGCTCTGCGCGGGCGATACGGGCTTCGGCGCGGCCAAGACCTATGACCTGGAGGCCTGGCTGCCCGGGCAGAAGGCGTGGCGGGAGGTCTCTTCCTGCTCCAACACGCGCGATTTCCAGGCCCGCCGCATGAATGCCCGCTACCGCCCGGCCAAAACTGAGGGGGAGGGCGACAAAGCCGCCAAGGTGGCGCCTGCTTTCGTGCACACGCTCAACGGCTCGGGCCTGGCTGTGGGGCGCGTACTGATTGCGGTGATGGAGAACAACCAGCAGGAAAACGGGGACATTCTCATCCCCGAAGCCCTGCGGCCTTACATGGGCGGGCAGGAAGTCATCACCAAAGCGGGCTGA
- a CDS encoding helicase-related protein: MPPIAPEAILEKAEHEYGDSLKITPRERAPLLSQVRGLIASAEHNTGKPLLELTRAELKQALCQVRRRHWTAQLNAIVEGDMEVWVRKPDIQQAVALVTDPNINAEHLRDVLQGVLEERWRSMGSIPAQVLEEVRTELADSGVTLSGAQLANLSASVAEAFGVHDQNLTRELVEAEEKRQKEQAEIRARAEERRAQELERLKQWEDTLVDFEEVPAILRCSRRDALRWIAENRLPVARRVTDEDGRETFYFEPSELKKCRQLIPYWRRGESGPPEGALEKAPLPTLEPATPQGNEAIARVAALDKFAGHFRTARALKRRITLVTGPTNSGKSHTALETLAGAESGVALAPLRLLAHEFRESLVSRGVPTSLTTGEERIIDPTAKHVAATVEMCPFNRPVDVAIIDEAQMLSDPDRGAAWTAAIMGVPARQIFVLGAADCIPQVKRIAELCGDEVEEIHLERKSPLKAGGTLALKELKAGDALIAFSRREVLDLRAQLMAQGRKVAVIYGALSPEVRRAEAARFNSGEADILIATDAIGMGLNLSIKRVVFSALQKFDGRENRNLTTQEIKQIGGRAGRYGKHEEGLVCVLEGAGSPTVVRRALEAAPEVETELRPLVQPDADIVDAVAGEVGTDSLYGVLARIKRAVLRPDDPNYRLADMEQAMEIAAELEGVEDLDLNTRWTYAMCPVNTRDNGVARLVEWAAQHARGQQVPPPGTGRLPPAAQSSNEELERAEKRHRLLVTWRWLAMRFPEIYADLETAERNAATLDDWIEQVLRTQSRMRETTRRQSRHPGRRGGRDTGGSGPGGDGKPPKRATRRTATARSSRRRPQA, from the coding sequence ATGCCTCCCATTGCGCCCGAAGCCATCCTGGAAAAGGCCGAGCATGAGTACGGCGACTCCCTCAAAATCACCCCGCGTGAACGCGCGCCGCTGCTCAGCCAGGTGCGCGGGCTCATCGCCTCTGCCGAGCACAATACCGGCAAGCCCCTGCTTGAGCTCACGCGCGCCGAGCTCAAGCAGGCCCTGTGCCAGGTGCGCCGCCGGCACTGGACCGCGCAGCTGAACGCCATCGTTGAAGGCGATATGGAAGTCTGGGTGCGCAAGCCCGACATCCAGCAGGCCGTGGCCCTGGTCACCGACCCCAACATCAATGCCGAGCACCTGCGCGACGTGCTTCAGGGTGTGCTGGAGGAGCGGTGGCGGTCGATGGGCAGCATCCCTGCCCAGGTGCTTGAGGAAGTGCGGACCGAGCTTGCCGACAGCGGTGTCACCCTTTCGGGGGCGCAGCTTGCCAATCTTTCAGCCTCGGTGGCGGAAGCTTTTGGCGTGCACGACCAGAACCTGACCCGCGAGCTGGTCGAAGCTGAAGAGAAGCGCCAGAAAGAGCAGGCCGAGATCCGCGCCCGCGCCGAAGAGCGCCGCGCCCAGGAGCTTGAGCGCCTCAAGCAGTGGGAAGATACGCTCGTTGATTTCGAGGAAGTGCCTGCAATCCTGCGCTGCTCGCGCCGTGACGCGCTGCGCTGGATCGCTGAGAACCGCCTGCCCGTCGCCCGCCGCGTAACCGATGAGGACGGGCGCGAGACCTTCTATTTCGAGCCCTCCGAGCTCAAGAAATGCCGCCAGCTCATCCCCTATTGGCGGCGTGGCGAAAGCGGGCCGCCTGAAGGCGCGCTGGAAAAAGCCCCCCTCCCCACGCTGGAGCCTGCAACACCGCAGGGCAATGAGGCGATCGCGCGCGTGGCGGCCCTGGACAAGTTCGCAGGTCATTTCCGCACCGCGCGCGCGCTCAAGCGGCGCATCACCCTGGTGACGGGACCGACCAATTCCGGCAAGTCCCACACCGCGCTTGAAACGCTGGCCGGCGCTGAAAGCGGCGTGGCCCTGGCCCCGCTGCGCCTGCTGGCCCATGAGTTCCGCGAGTCGCTGGTCAGCCGCGGCGTGCCCACCTCGCTGACCACCGGCGAGGAGCGCATCATCGACCCCACCGCCAAGCATGTGGCGGCCACGGTGGAGATGTGCCCCTTCAACCGCCCCGTTGACGTGGCCATCATTGATGAAGCGCAGATGCTTTCCGACCCCGATCGCGGCGCGGCGTGGACGGCGGCCATCATGGGCGTGCCCGCGCGCCAGATCTTCGTGCTGGGGGCTGCGGACTGCATCCCCCAGGTCAAGCGCATCGCCGAGCTGTGCGGCGACGAGGTCGAGGAGATCCACCTGGAGCGCAAGAGCCCGCTCAAGGCAGGCGGCACGCTGGCGCTCAAGGAGCTCAAGGCCGGCGATGCGCTCATCGCCTTTTCGCGCCGCGAGGTGCTCGACCTGCGCGCCCAGCTCATGGCCCAGGGCCGCAAGGTCGCGGTGATCTACGGCGCGCTGAGCCCTGAGGTGCGGCGGGCGGAAGCTGCGCGCTTCAACAGCGGGGAAGCGGACATCCTGATCGCCACTGACGCGATCGGCATGGGGCTCAACCTGTCGATCAAGCGCGTGGTGTTCAGCGCGCTGCAGAAATTCGATGGGCGCGAGAACCGCAACCTCACCACCCAGGAGATCAAGCAGATCGGCGGGCGCGCGGGCCGTTACGGCAAGCATGAGGAAGGCCTGGTCTGCGTGCTGGAAGGGGCGGGCAGCCCGACCGTAGTGCGGCGCGCGCTTGAAGCCGCGCCCGAGGTGGAGACGGAGCTGCGCCCGCTGGTGCAGCCGGACGCCGATATCGTTGACGCGGTGGCAGGCGAAGTGGGCACGGACAGCCTCTACGGCGTGCTGGCGCGCATCAAGCGCGCGGTGCTGCGGCCTGACGACCCCAATTACCGCCTGGCCGACATGGAACAGGCGATGGAGATCGCAGCCGAGCTGGAAGGCGTTGAGGACCTCGACCTCAACACCCGCTGGACCTACGCCATGTGCCCGGTCAACACGCGTGACAACGGTGTTGCCCGCCTGGTGGAATGGGCCGCCCAGCATGCGCGCGGCCAGCAGGTGCCCCCGCCCGGCACCGGCCGCCTGCCGCCTGCAGCGCAGTCCTCCAATGAAGAGCTGGAGCGGGCTGAAAAGCGTCACCGCCTGCTGGTGACCTGGCGCTGGCTTGCGATGCGCTTTCCCGAGATCTACGCCGATCTAGAAACCGCCGAGCGCAATGCAGCCACCCTTGATGACTGGATCGAGCAGGTATTGCGCACCCAGAGCCGCATGCGCGAGACCACCCGCCGCCAGAGCCGCCATCCCGGCCGGCGCGGCGGCAGGGACACTGGTGGCTCTGGCCCGGGCGGGGACGGCAAGCCGCCCAAGCGCGCCACCCGCCGCACGGCAACCGCGCGCAGCAGCCGCAGGCGCCCCCAGGCGTGA